A window from Garra rufa chromosome 14, GarRuf1.0, whole genome shotgun sequence encodes these proteins:
- the igsf10 gene encoding immunoglobulin superfamily member 10, which produces MVETELRAGVEPLGRRAKSQKVLKMSYNRVETLNKDTFRGLENLVRLHMDHNHINFIHPESFYGLKMLQLINLEGNLLQQLHPDTFISLRFSQVLKWSSLKTIYLSDNALTILPANIFSGCYKIENLFLGGNPWSCDCRMSWLERWLEKHPGVLKCKRDRKILKEECPICEFPNTLRGSSIVDLQSHSYSCTRPWIDPHLKQSNFTLDDGGYTSVSSKDFVAPIGMLEMNITDQFHNDAWIACVVQRPTGMENLTANFGPNGKDLTLSAIISTSLVCNIDYDNIRQIWNILAMYSESPMRLEREELLSLQQDTVYTYKQVAPTADDIFTEIEAKIKANPKWLMQSTVLLQLDRITTTFPNLTIKYLSNVQIDVDRSKDIRDQYGWAMIRKDNQTKTKHTVLAGEVIELNCQTFGDPKPIVEWNLPDGSKLRAPYNSEDQRIVLAFNGRLTLKSAEISDTGVYHCITTNYLDADVLAFRVTVLPPSIEEQEINGIRISHTLGQNLHLDCTSAGNPEASVQWILPDHTILDKSFGNRKLYRNGTLVIHGLTSRDKGFYRCLVGNFLGADLLASHVTVHDDLSNSTEPKESGDHIVQIINDSQKLRNGYLSHRVSEESRRTTSGRPYTWLQSRFNKVPTGRRGNRRNSGRVFNKKYEKEDATFTDRSQIKRGNLKIVNLEVSKTPKGPYDDNDADATSGDGISEDEFIVMTTTQTLEHKPVSTIRITDLRTLETYQTGNNAYIEVKPENTSNMLRVNEKTDLVTTTSHSHTQTHATPIMASYTLSNHVTQRGETTLNTTKSDYILSHSDGETHIYEKETKRPSEAAELLSSGDSDDAPTGTTPLYNIQGPNVTYVEPKSQTIFTAVTTTKEDQEKITFQTTQRIKSELLPGSTVISKHQIQIVPSKKMQSGKKRNFHGRRRIIRPSKITDIQSLLNKFKHPSINKEGNITFSQNVDKIKDCGDGKTSGVSADKCKTSVDQSLVNHTTRYPMSTSSLRVTETPVVATRLSGSEKTYTVTDSQMSSTIVPTIPKNSNDYKSYVNSTEKELTFTTTMPSEITQGKVQWHRQFGNKGEMKKKLSKNQTPFTLLTEDEQTTSASTAEPYKATTTVPTTELQRTHIIVSPSMTRENDNTPETSSEDASGSSSFIETNFSDKVITPSTTAKFFSFPAFRGMSTTTESMGVSHSLAAPPTMRTELKQDTAQNNFSGSQTGLRRKQKPGYHRRGSRRRRPLKKTTTKSPVITVTKIVDKPATTKSTTIALQTKHSGATLRPLHTPLEKSERSPSLVNSGSSSEGWRDSSTTSFPEVTTKPTTASVTPQSRTVTSNPMTSLTSYTFTPFPYSSSTGNLNAFDHSIRYDTSSLRDITSKPRINGGKAASFTVLSNSDAFLPCEATGNPEPIISWNRFSSTTGIMLTIKGKMGKFEVLKNGTLFIQKANIKDQGQYLCLAQNDYGSDKLVVTLSVVAYPTRILEKKMRDIKVLAGKTVQLECRTEGRPPPVVSWILPNHTEVKGSITEHGRVTINTMGTLTIQEVSVLDRGHYKCIASNPAGTDTATVRLQVVAAPPVILEEKQQLVRADIGQNVFLACSTYGDPRPTTHWVLDDGKMVWPLTYSHTKLSVFENGTLYLRDVQVTESGKYECIATSSTGSERRVVTLSVKRTETAPQITEISQQRTVVTYGGHLHLNCSAAGDPKPQIIWRLPSKALVDQSHRMGSRIKVLENGTLIIESVNEKDAGDFLCVARNKVGDDIQLLRVSVSMKPARIEPNDFSRKQVPYGNDLKVDCVAAGVPVPEISWGLPDGTLVNSAMQADETEGDEFKRYTLFNNGTLYLNKVGSDEEGDYTCYAENKLGKDEMHVHISVVSAVPRIQHPNLSHAKVKPGGNVRFDCMAIGEPKPKVFWMLPSKDMIAASNERYLVHANGSLGIRNVKLADAGEYFCMARNSAGEENKVYKLDIDGNPPIINGFNQNRTVMKDTAVKHTRKLIDCRAEGNPTPKVTWIMPDNIFLTAPYYGSRINVHSNGTLEIRNVRPSDTAEFICMAQNDGGEAVMLVHLEVTDTLRRPIFNNPFNERVMTRVGKTAVLNCSANGQPMPEIIWTLPNRTRLSGTTGFEGSRYHLGTDGTFFIYNSSTKDTGKYRCAAKNKVGYIEKLVVLEVIQKPYILTRPKGIIRGISGQSLFLHCLTDEIQASISWTVPGGFVLARPQVNGRYHLMDNGTLVVHETIIHDRGNYVCRAKNDAGEAVLSVPVIIVAYPPRITSGPPPTVRGVAGVPVYLKCIANGIPTPEITWELPDRSILSTPGKERPVGSDLLHAQGTLIIRNPTRAHSGNYKCIAFNYLGRETRTTYMTVI; this is translated from the exons CTAGAGAAACACCCTG GAGTTCTAAAATGCAAAAGAGACAGGAAGATTCTTAAAGAAGAGTGTCCCATTTGTGAATTCCCAAATACCTTGAGAGGAAGTAGCATTGTGGATTTACAAAGTCATAGCTACTCATGCACCAGACCTTGGATTGATCCTCACTTGAAACAGAGCAATTTTACCTTGGATGATGGTGGCTATACCTCAGTCTCTTCTAAAGATTTTGTTGCACCCATTGGCATGTTGGAAATGAACATCACAGATcaattccacaatgatgcctggATAGCATGTGTTGTGCAGCGACCTACAGGAATGGAAAACTTAACTGCAAACTTCGGACCAAATGGAAAAGATTTAACTCTGAGTGCAATCATTTCTACATCGCTGGTTTGCAACATTGATTATGATAATATTCGCCAGATTTGGAATATTTTGGCTATGTATAGCGAATCCCCGATGAGACTTGAGCGAGAAGAACTACTTTCTCTGCAACAAGATACAGTTTACACATACAAGCAAGTAGCACCCACAGCAGATGATATTTTTACGGAAATTGAAGCGAAAATCAAAGCCAATCCCAAATGGTTAATGCAAAGTACAGTTTTGCTACAGCTGGACCGCATTACAACAACATTTCCGAACCTTACTATCAAGTATTTATCCAATGTTCAAATAGATGTTGATCGCAGCAAAGACATTAGAGACCAGTACGGCTGGGCAATGATTAGAAAGGACAACCAGACCAAGACTAAACACACAGTCCTTGCTGGTGAAGTGATTGAATTGAACTGCCAGACCTTTGGGGATCCTAAACCCATTGTAGAGTGGAATCTACCAGATGGAAGTAAGTTACGTGCACCATATAACAGCGAGGACCAAAGGATTGTATTAGCTTTTAATGGAAGGCTTACTTTAAAATCGGCTGAAATCTCAGACACAGGTGTCTATCATTGCATTACAACTAACTACCTGGATGCAGATGTTCTTGCATTCAGGGTCACTGTGCTACCTCCGAGTATTGAAGAACAAGAGATTAATGGGATACGAATCTCTCATACCCTTGGTCAGAACCTACATCTTGATTGTACATCAGCCGGCAATCCAGAGGCTTCTGTTCAGTGGATACTTCCTGACCACACAATTTTAGACAAGTCCTTTGGAAACAGAAAGCTATACAGAAATGGCACTTTGGTAATACATGGACTGACATCCCGAGACAAAGGATTTTACAGATGCTTAGTTGGAAATTTTCTGGGAGCAGATTTGCTAGCTTCGCACGTAACTGTTCATGATGATTTGTCAAATAGCACAGAGCCAAAGGAATCTGGTGATCACATTGTACAAATTATAAATGATAGCCAGAAACTTAGAAATGGGTATCTCTCTCACAGGGTTAGTGAGGAGTCAAGAAGAACTACCTCAGGCAGACCATACACTTGGCTACAGTCCAGATTTAATAAGGTTCCCACTGGCAGAAGAGGAAATAGAAGGAACTCCGGAAGAGTCTTTAATAAAAAGTATGAGAAAGAAGATGCCACTTTCACAGATAGGTCTCAAATTAAAAGAGGAAATCTAAAGATAGTCAATTTAGAGGTGTCTaaaacacctaaaggaccctATGATGACAATGATGCAGATGCAACCTCAGGGGATGGTATATCTGAAGATGAATTTATTGTAATGACAACCACTCAAACACTTGAGCACAAGCCAGTTAGCACCATTAGAATCACAGATTTAAGAACCCTAGAGACTTACCAAACTGGCAACAATGCTTACATTGAAGTGAAACCTGAAAACACTAGTAACATGTTGAGAGTAAACGAGAAAACAGATTTGGTTACAACAACATCACACAGTCATACCCAAACACATGCTACCCCAATAATGGCCAGTTACACTTTGAGTAATCATGTGACTCAAAGAGGTGAGACAACCCTGAATACAACCAAGTCAGATTACATATTAAGTCATAGTGATGGAGAAACTCACATATACGAGAAAGAAACAAAAAGGCCCTCAGAAGCTGCAGAGCTTCTCTCCTCTGGGGATTCAGATGATGCTCCCACTGGAACAACACCACTTTACAACATCCAAGGCCCAAATGTCACTTATGTGGAACCTAAGAGTCAGACCATATTCACAGCGGTCACCACAACCAAGGAAGACCAAGAAAAGATCACATTTCAGACTACTCAAAGAATCAAGTCAGAGCTCCTTCCTGGGTCCACCGTCATCTCCAAACACCAAATCCAAATTGTTCCCTCCAAAAAGATGCAATCAGGAAAGAAGCGTAACTTTCATGGCAGACGTAGGATCATTCGGCCCAGCAAAATTACTGATatacaatctttacttaataaattcaaacacCCTTCTATAAACAAGGAAGGCAATATCACATTTTCACAAAATGTGGACAAAATCAAAGATTGTGGTGATGGGAAAACATCTGGAGTGTCTGCAGATAAATGCAAAACATCAGTGGATCAAAGCCTGGTCAACCATACAACTAGGTATCCCATGTCAACTTCCTCTTTGAGAGTGACAGAAACACCTGTTGTGGCAACTCGTTTGTCAGGCTCTGAAAAGACATACACTGTCACTGATTCTCAAATGTCATCAACTATAGTGCCCACCATTCCTAAGAATTCTAATGATTATAAAAGTTATGTTAATTCAACAGAAAAAGAACTAACTTTCACAACCACAATGCCTTCTGAAATCACACAGGGGAAGGTTCAATGGCATAGACAGTTTGGAAACAAGggggaaatgaaaaaaaaacttagCAAGAATCAAACCCCATTCACGCTGCTCACTGAAGATGAGCAGACGACCTCAGCATCCACAGCAGAACCTTACAAGGCAACAACTACAGTACCTACTACAGAACTGCAGCGTACACATATTATTGTCTCTCCTTCAATGACCAGAGAAAATGACAATACTCCAGAGACATCATCTGAAGACGCATCAGGTTCTTCCTCCTTTATAGAAACAAATTTCTCTGACAAAGTCATAACCCCATCTACAACAGCCAAGTTTTTCAGCTTTCCAGCCTTCCGTGGGATGTCAACTACCACAGAGTCAATGGGAGTTTCCCACAGTCTAGCAGCCCCACCAACGATGAGAACTGAACTGAAGCAAGACACTGCTCAGAATAACTTCTCAGGTTCTCAAACTGGGTTGAGGAGAAAGCAAAAGCCTGGTTATCACAGACGAGGCTCCAGAAGGAGAAGACCCCTTAAAAAAACAACCACAAAATCCCCAGTTATCACAGTGACCAAAATTGTTGACAAACCTGCCACCACCAAATCCACAACTATTGCATTGCAAACGAAACACAGTGGTGCAACATTAAGGCCTTTGCATACACCCCTCGAAAAATCAGAGAGATCTCCATCACTTGTTAATTCTGGTTCTAGCAGTGAGGGATGGAGGGACTCTTCTACAACCAGCTTCCCAGAGGTGACCACTAAACCCACTACAGCCTCTGTTACACCTCAGAGTAGAACAGTTACTTCAAACCCAATGACTAGTTTAACTTCATACACATTCACCCCATTTCCATACAGTAGTAGTACTGGAAATCTGAATGCATTTGATCACTCTATAAGGTATGACACCTCATCTTTGAGGGATATTACCTCCAAGCCAAGGATTAATGGTGGAAAAGCTGCCAGTTTTACTGTTCTGTCAAACTCTGATGCTTTCCTCCCCTGTGAGGCCACTGGCAACCCTGAGCCCATCATCAGCTGGAACCGATTTTCATCTACCACAG GAATTATGTTGACCATTAAAGGTAAAATGGGTAAATTTGAGGTTCTGAAGAATGGAACATTGTTCATCCAAAAAGCAAACATCAAAGACCAAGGACAATACTTATGTTTGGCCCAGAACGATTATGGCTCTGACAAGCTTGTGGTTACATTATCAGTTGTGGCCTATCCGACCCGGATATTGGAGAAAAAGATGAGAGACATCAAGGTCCTTGCTGGGAAAACCGTGCAGTTGGAATGCAGGACAGAGGGCAGACCACCGCCAGTTGTGTCATGGATTCTACCTAATCACACTGAAGTTAAAGGTTCGATCACTGAGCATGGCAGAGTTACAATAAACACAATGGGGACACTAACCATTCAAGAGGTTTCGGTTTTAGATCGAGGACATTATAAGTGTATTGCGAGTAATCCAGCTGGTACTGACACAGCCACTGTTCGTCTACAGGTGGTAGCAGCACCACCTGTAATACTGGAAGAAAAACAGCAGCTGGTGAGAGCTGATATTGGTCAGAATGTCTTTTTGGCATGTAGCACTTATGGTGACCCGCGGCCAACAACACACTGGGTCTTAGATGATGGCAAGATGGTATGGCCTCTAACTTACTCACACACCAAACTTTCTGTTTTTGAAAATGGTACACTTTACCTGAGGGACGTACAAGTAACTGAAAGTGGAAAATATGAGTGTATTGCAACAAGCTCTACAGGATCAGAACGGCGTGTTGTTACACTTTCTGTGAAGAGGACAGAAACTGCCCCTCAGATCACTGAAATATCACAACAAAGAACTGTTGTGACATATGGTGGCCACCTTCATTTGAACTGCTCTGCAGCTGGGGACCCAAAACCCCAAATTATTTGGAGGCTTCCTTCCAAGGCTCTTGTGGACCAGTCACACAG AATGGGCAGCCGTATCAAAGTCCTGGAAAACGGTACCCTCATCATAGAATCAGTTAATGAAAAAGATGCAGGGGACTTCCTCTGTGTTGCACGCAACAAAGTTGGGGATGATATACAGCTATTAAGGGTTTCGGTGTCTATGAAGCCAGCTCGGATTGAACCAAATGACTTTAGCAGGAAGCAAGTGCCTTATGGAAATGACTTAAAAGTGGACTGTGTGGCTGCTGGTGTCCCTGTGCCAGAGATATCTTGGGGACTTCCTGATGGTACTTTGGTGAATAGCGCCATGCAAGCAGATGAAACCGAAGGCGATGAGTTCAAACGGTACACATTGTTTAATAATGGAACACTCTACCTGAATAAAGTGGGTTCTgatgaggaaggtgattacacctgtTATGCTGAAAACAAACTGGGTAAGGATGAGATGCATGTTCACATAAGTGTGGTAAGTGCAGTGCCTCGCATTCAGCACCCAAATCTCTCCCATGCTAAAGTGAAGCCAGGTGGAAACGTCCGCTTTGATTGTATGGCTATAGGTGAGCCCAAGCCAAAGGTCTTTTGGATGCTTCCGTCCAAAGACATGATTGCCGCATCTAATGAGCGTTACTTAGTGCATGCTAATGGTTCGCTTGGTATACGAAATGTTAAATTAGCTGATGCTGGGGAGTATTTCTGCATGGCTCGTAACTCTGCAGGCGAGGAGAATAAAGTATATAAACTAGACATTGATGGAAACCCACCCATCATCAATGGCTTCAATCAAAATAGAACTGTGATGAAAGATACAGCAGTCAAACACACTAGAAAGCTAATAGACTGCCGAGCTGAAGGAAATCCCACACCAAAGGTCACGTGGATCATGCCTGACAATATATTTCTTACCGCTCCTTACTATGGGAGTAGGATTAATGTCCATAGCAATGGTACGCTAGAGATCCGTAACGTTAGGCCATCAGATACCGCAGAATTTATTTGCATGGCTCAGAATGATGGAGGTGAGGCAGTTATGTTGGTTCATCTGGAAGTGACCGACACACTCAGGAGGCCTATTTTTAACAACCCTTTTAATGAGAGAGTGATGACTCGGGTAGGAAAAACTGCGGTGCTAAACTGTTCTGCAAATGGGCAACCCATGCCTGAGATCATATGGACACTGCCCAATCGAACTCGGTTGAGTGGAACAACTGGGTTCGAGGGCTCAAGATATCACCTGGGTACGGAtggcacattttttatttataactcCAGCACAAAAGACACTGGTAAATACCGCTGTGCTGCAAAAAACAAAGTGGGCTACATTGAAAAGCTGGTTGTTTTAGAAGTGATTCAAAAGCCTTATATTCTAACACGACCAAAGGGGATTATTCGAGGGATTTCAGGACAGTCCCTCTTCCTACATTGCCTGACAGACGAAATCCAGGCCAGCATTTCTTGGACTGTGCCAGGAGGTTTTGTTCTTGCACGTCCACAGGTGAATGGACGCTACCATTTGATGGACAATGGGACACTTGTTGTCCATGAGACGATCATACATGATCGCGGGAATTACGTGTGCCGAGCAAAGAATGATGCTGGTGAGGCGGTTCTTTCTGTGCCAGTCATAATTGTTGCATATCCACCGCGGATCACTAGTGGGCCACCACCAACTGTGAGAGGAGTGGCTGGAGTTCCTGTTTATCTTAAATGTATTGCTAATGGAATACCTACACCGGAGATAACCTGGGAGCTACCAGATAGGTCTATTCTTTCTACACCTGGAAAGGAACGACCTGTAGGCAGTGATCTTCTCCACGCACAAGGGACACTTATAATTCGAAACCCTACAAGAGCACATTCTGGTAATTACAAGTGTATAGCCTTTAATTACTTGGGCAGAGAGACCAGAACAACATATATGACAGTAATATAA